A single window of Watersipora subatra chromosome 9, tzWatSuba1.1, whole genome shotgun sequence DNA harbors:
- the LOC137403527 gene encoding cytochrome P450 2B19-like: protein MEIPNGMLGLINASRAILEVGEFDISSEQASQVTEITDDKRAADDMSAAALTSGLMAESRLFGELFQCLAQQVTMTTFTLLTIVVILYTLHKWPVWNRKGYPPGPLPLPFLGHSHWFYSSSNVFKRIYDLSKDFGDVVTLDVNVGKIVVLNSAEAIHEAFVKNAKVFSDRPAFMLNPATGGYGLVHEKNGRWKDLRKHALGVFRHHKNSVLESIIQDELKHFLHVLEEKKGKPFDIKEQLTQTVSNVITSIIFGNRFDYSPEQLSNLQITEFRDVYEKTKFMPAIRYAPLDPSGYRAAERKHAAGLKFAEQQIEGHKKSGDMENPKDYIEHYLVEMSKREADPYTQFHDLNLKTSVMSLYLAGTDTTSSQLYWAFLYMVLYPEIQEKIREEIRDHIGERKVTYADRNSMHYTMAVMTELLRIGIALSTLLHVASDDVEIQGKTIPKDTPVYGNVWGPLHDPSVYPDPDTFKPERFLDTNGKFAKPDPKYFTAFSSGRRTCLGEPLARTELFILLVGTLQKYQVDLGQQHRPSEEGKRWFVWIPAERFKLSFQPLN from the exons GGCTAATGGCAGAAAGCCGTCTCTTTGGTGAACTATTCCAATGTCTTGCACAGCAGGTCACAATGACAACATTTACCCTTCTCACCATAGTAGTCATACTCTACACTCTCCACAAATGGCCTGTCTGGAACAGAAAGGGCTATCCTCCAGGACCCCTCCCTCTTCCTTTCTTGGGACACAGTCACTGGTTTTATTCCTCCAGTAATGTCTTCAAACGCATCTATG ATCTTAGCAAAGACTTTGGAGACGTTGTCACTCTCGATGTGAATGTTGGAAAAATCGTCGTGCTGAATAGCGCTGAGGCAATACACGAGGCCTTTGTCAAGAATGCTAAAGTCTTTAGTGACCGCCCTGCTTTCATGCTGAACCCAGCCACAGGAG GATATGGATTAGTACACGAGAAGAACGGAAGGTGGAAGGACTTGAGGAAGCATGCTCTTGGAGTTTTCCGACACCACA AAAACAGCGTTCTTGAGAGCATCATACAGGATGAACTGAAACACTTCCTGCATGTCCTTGaagaaaaaaaaggaaaacctTTTGACATCAAAGAGCAGCTGACTCAGACGGTCTCAAACGTTATTACTTCTATTATCTTTGGCAACCGATTTGACTACTCACCAGAGCAGCTATCCAACTTACAGATCACAGAGTTTCGAGATGTCTACGAAAAGACCAAGTTTATGCCAGCCATCCGG TACGCTCCGCTGGATCCATCAGGATACAGAGCAGCAGAGCGGAAACATGCGGCTGGTTTGAAGTTTGCTGAGCAGCAGATTGAGGGGCATAAAAAGAGTGGCGATATGGAAAATCCAAAGGATTACATCGAGCACTATCTTGTAGAGATGAGCAAGAGAGAGGCGGATCCTTATACTCAGTTCCATG ATCTGAACCTGAAGACATCTGTGATGTCACTCTACCTCGCTGGCACAGACACTACGAGCAGTCAGCTATATTGGGCATTTCTATACATGGTCCTTTACCCGGAGATACAAGAGAAAATTCGAGAAGAAATCAGAGACCACATAG GAGAGAGAAAAGTGACATACGCTGACAGGAACTCGATGCACTATACCATGGCAGTCATGACGGAACTCTTAAGAATTGGCATAGCTCTGAGTACCCTCCTGCATGTAGCCTCAGATGATGTTGAAATTCAAGGAAAGACAATTCCAAAGG ATACTCCCGTATATGGCAATGTGTGGGGACCGTTGCATGATCCAAGTGTCTATCCTGATCCTGATACTTTCAAACCAGAACGATTCCTCGACACAAATGGAAAATTTGCAAAACCTGATCCGAAATATTTTACAGCATTCAGCTCAG GAAGGAGGACATGTCTAGGAGAGCCTCTCGCCAGAACAGAACTGTTTATACTGCTCGTTGGAACTCTGCAGAAATATCAAGTAGATCTGGGTCAACAGCACAGGCCTAGCGAGGAAGGCAAGCGTTGGTTTGTCTGGATCCCAGCTGAAAGATTCAAACTATCATTTCAGCCATTGAACTAA